The following proteins come from a genomic window of Gynuella sunshinyii YC6258:
- a CDS encoding non-ribosomal peptide synthetase, which yields MNRPIQSPESRLKRDLANNIEAVYPLAPMQQGLLFHSLMNPGSGMYLLQYRHVMVMEDLNQDAFDRAWQAVVQRHELLRTAFVWKQQQQPLQVVFKQCPLAVEWLDWRHLSRIEQQQQLESLLEQERREGLPFTRAPLMRVRMIQLAEHEWQFVRSYHHILMDAWCFSIIMMDFLNYYRAFCRGETLELPAPRRYRDFIHWLGQQPADAHRDFWQQRLQGFDTPTPLGVRESMAYEDEVPVRDVVQRLSAAQTERLQQAAASARITVNTLAQGAWAQLLSRYSGEQDVLFGVTVAGRPAHLPGMEAIVGLFINTLPLRWRIDSQQSARDWLQALQAENLALRDHETSSLADIQQWSDVPKQDLFQSLFVFENAPMDAGLKQENLEFIIEQAANRTHTNYPLTVVIIPGQQLHLQLTYQTTDFNAAAVSTMLGHYQTLLLGLADALLAQGRQAAPLSALPMLSSTELATQQRWGEGASAATNDDYIALFEQQVATVPNQLAVHDQDGGFSYDELNQRANCLAHTLMQQGIGADSVVAVLAERDRHLLVMILAILKAGAAWLPLDPQHPPLRLQTVIARSRTALVLAPAAYQTLLTRALEGITECPQTLIYDGDSTPVQRYENPVQSAQPQQLAYVIFTSGSTGTPKGAMVTREGMLNNMLGKFEPLQLTADDVIAQTANQCFDISVWQLLIAGLLGARVEILPDCISQDPARLVPAINSRGISILEPVPALIQGMLLQSASVDTLRWILPTGEALPPALARQWCQRYPQIPMMNAYGPAECSDDVAFYPIHAAADAALAHVPIGRPTLNNRLYLLSPQLQPLPVGAIGELYVAGTGVGRGYLHDPARTAAAFIPNPFSDSGERLYRTGDLARWLADGRLQYVGRVDYQVKVRGYRIELGEIESRLAHYPEIQEVVVMATEDTRRGTMLVAYLGIADEPARTALAGQGNWQAVKDFVAAGLPDYMVPTAFVALAQLPRNRNGKIDRQALPAVDFNALQQATYVAPANELEQTIAAVWEAVLGLENIGTAADFFELGGHSLLATRVSGQLSRQLQREIPLRVIFEHSTIAALADWLQSHQQEAAQLTIRKADRSQQIPLSYAQQRMWFMQQLEPGSAVWHLAAAVRLTGDVQPQRIEAAWNQLLARHEILRSGFVVVDEMPCQHILPHLTLPLTQLDLRGHADQDARLQSLLRQQAQQPFKLDDAPLIRVTLVQMADQQYVLSLCCHHIIADAWSLQQLIAEFCQGYSQPASELAPAALQYADYAVAEQQWMQSPAMTTALQFWQQQLSGELPVLTLAADRPRPVRPSGHGQRLQLPLSDALQQQLQQQYRADQRFAVLMAAYQLWLSHYSGQSELLIGVPAANRESVDTHEMQGCFVNTLVLRAQLLPAMTVNELVTSVQQQMLNAQAHQQLPFDYLVEQLGVPRQLSHNPVFQALFNYLPEPALAALALPDIDVEVLDNRPDTAMCDVKLDIIGQQLQLEYSTDLFDAARMEAMARHFIDIVEQLLAHPHERLGQLRLDDGAALNSVALNTVDEQPSLPRPALLERFVAQVQANADAVAVIGPAHQLSYAELDRHSDALAAALHRQGVGVGDRVALCLQREVTMVVAMLAVLKAGAAYVPVEPQWPRERAGYVLEHAAVTVAIVDDSLRQRLSDWYPAAVMMSPWADSDDRFDWQALPVCATQPAYVLYTSGSTGQPKGVTIQRSNLDNLAADLAQQLDLQAGQGVLGLTTYCFDIAFTELLFPLTVGAHVVIASGTAVKDPAAIAGLVSDNDIHLLQATPATWSLLLAHTGLRFDGMELIACGEALYAEQASQLLARGGRLLNAYGPTEFTVFASYYPVVQVDQDILPIGYAGQSARLYVLDEALRPVPQGVAGELYLSGDNLGSGYYRAADLTAAAFVPDPFSTRPGARMYRTGDRVKVNAAGVLDYLGRIDFQVKLRGFRIELGEIEARMLSFEGISNAAVRLWGQGEDARLVAYWSGASIAVTNLQSHLAAALPDYMVPAHYQWLEQLPMNSNGKVDRRQLPEPQADSRPAITRQPLQTEWQQRLAAIWCELLKCPEVGADDHFFALGGHSLLAARLVSRVAERFAVTLPLAAVFTHPRLDAMAEQLQQAGQSVDITALADEAALQPQPMHPTQQRLWFLEQFSGAGRAYQLNLALRLHGALDVPRLRQALTALVQRQGSLRTRFDDTADGPVQQLLEQIELPLHLHQAEVTAETLPTVLANTADQPLDPRSGPPWRLDLYRLDGDTILQLNMHHLLGDAWSLQVFVQELEALYLDQPLTPLALQFVDISHWWRSEVARQRLAVQRDYWLQQLSGEVPVLDLPLDLPRPAQQSHHGRRLRSELSERQSQQLQQICQHYSLTPMVPLLSAWQRLLSRYSGQPDVWLGVPVANRQLPHTEQLIGFFASTQVIRAPIQSNQSVAEHWLRLRQVLIDAQQHQDLPFEQLVELLKVPRDPARSPLFQAMFNLIQVSDHEHSEFAGLPLQRLDSDDHTALADIGLQFEQRGERWCAVLEYNTDLLFESTARRYLRQYLALLDQMLTAPEQPMAALTVHETADLTRLLQWNPEAVPLDPQEDTISRFEQQVVRTPTAVALIHRQQSWSYEQLNQRVNQLAHRMLARPQRPQRVAIAVNRGPWLQIALLAAQKAGATYIPLDPDHPAERLHYICRHAQPELILTESTLADRLAVTADDDNSAELWALDQWSLDGVPSQWQHNPQVRRYPWQPAYIIYTSGSTGQPKGVMISRRNLNNFLHALAEVLPLSAADTWLAVTTASFDMSVPEFYLPLLHGASILMADRAEVVDGRQLMALLRRATVMQATPAGWQILLADGDKAWPPVRGLIGGEAVSAELSRTLMERGVQLINAYGPTETTVWSTSQALSDDIRGIAPIGRPLMNNRCYVLDGDLQPVPEGAVGELFIAGEGVALGYDHAAELTAAAFLPDPFQQDGQRMYRTGDLVRRLTDGSLQYLSRRDFQVKVRGYRIELGEVESALRQCDGVQEAVVATDEQQRLLAWVTAENGDAVQVDTLKAQLQNRLPGYMIPMAIMALPELPLNSNGKIDRKALLQGLDALPLQSHSRAPEGATETQLALIWQELLQLTPGAEDSFFELGGHSLLAMQMISRVEAEFGVRPDLQSLFAAPTIAALAQAIEARHADGHDAQDDSLDLMDQLLNELEG from the coding sequence ATGAACCGCCCGATCCAATCCCCGGAAAGCCGTTTAAAGCGGGATCTGGCCAATAACATCGAAGCGGTCTATCCGCTTGCGCCCATGCAGCAGGGACTGCTGTTTCATAGTCTGATGAATCCCGGCAGCGGTATGTATCTGCTGCAATACCGCCATGTCATGGTCATGGAGGATCTCAATCAGGACGCGTTTGATCGCGCCTGGCAGGCGGTGGTACAGCGTCATGAACTGCTGCGCACGGCGTTTGTCTGGAAGCAGCAGCAACAGCCCTTGCAGGTGGTGTTCAAACAATGCCCGCTGGCGGTTGAATGGCTCGACTGGCGGCACCTGAGCCGCATCGAACAGCAGCAACAACTGGAAAGCCTGCTGGAACAGGAGCGTCGTGAAGGTCTGCCGTTTACCCGGGCGCCACTGATGCGGGTACGGATGATCCAGCTGGCAGAGCATGAATGGCAGTTTGTCCGCAGTTATCACCATATCCTCATGGATGCCTGGTGTTTCTCCATCATCATGATGGACTTTCTCAACTATTATCGCGCCTTTTGCCGTGGCGAAACCCTGGAGCTGCCGGCTCCACGGCGTTATCGCGACTTTATTCACTGGCTGGGTCAGCAACCGGCCGACGCTCATCGTGATTTCTGGCAACAGCGGTTGCAGGGCTTCGACACGCCGACTCCCCTGGGGGTTCGGGAATCCATGGCCTACGAAGATGAAGTACCGGTACGCGATGTGGTGCAACGCTTGAGTGCCGCCCAGACCGAACGCCTGCAACAGGCTGCCGCCAGTGCCCGCATCACCGTCAACACTCTGGCTCAGGGAGCCTGGGCCCAACTGCTGTCGCGTTACAGTGGTGAACAGGATGTGCTGTTCGGGGTTACCGTGGCCGGCCGGCCGGCGCATCTGCCGGGGATGGAAGCCATCGTTGGCCTGTTCATCAACACCTTGCCGTTGCGCTGGCGGATCGACTCACAACAGTCGGCGCGTGATTGGTTGCAGGCATTGCAGGCCGAAAACCTGGCTCTGCGCGATCACGAAACCAGCTCGCTGGCGGATATTCAGCAATGGAGCGACGTGCCCAAGCAGGATCTGTTTCAGAGTCTGTTTGTGTTTGAAAACGCACCCATGGATGCCGGCCTGAAACAGGAAAATCTGGAATTCATCATCGAACAGGCCGCCAACCGCACCCATACCAATTACCCGCTGACGGTGGTCATCATTCCCGGTCAGCAGTTGCATCTGCAATTGACCTATCAAACCACGGATTTCAACGCCGCTGCGGTGTCCACCATGCTGGGCCATTACCAGACTCTGTTACTGGGGCTGGCCGATGCCTTATTGGCGCAAGGCAGGCAAGCGGCACCTTTGTCGGCCTTGCCCATGCTGAGCAGCACAGAACTGGCCACCCAACAGCGCTGGGGTGAAGGCGCAAGCGCTGCCACGAACGATGACTATATCGCCCTGTTTGAACAACAGGTAGCGACGGTGCCCAACCAGCTGGCGGTGCATGATCAGGATGGCGGCTTCAGTTATGACGAACTGAACCAGCGCGCCAACTGTTTGGCCCATACTCTGATGCAACAGGGCATCGGTGCCGACAGCGTGGTGGCAGTGCTGGCCGAACGCGACCGCCACCTGCTGGTGATGATACTGGCGATATTGAAAGCCGGTGCCGCCTGGTTGCCACTGGACCCCCAACATCCACCGTTAAGGCTGCAAACGGTCATTGCCCGCAGCCGCACTGCTCTGGTGCTGGCACCGGCGGCATATCAGACATTACTGACCCGGGCGCTTGAGGGAATCACAGAGTGTCCGCAGACCCTGATCTATGACGGCGACAGTACGCCAGTGCAACGCTATGAGAATCCGGTACAGAGTGCTCAGCCGCAGCAACTGGCCTATGTCATTTTCACTTCTGGCTCCACCGGTACCCCTAAAGGGGCCATGGTCACCCGCGAGGGCATGCTCAACAACATGCTGGGCAAGTTCGAACCGCTGCAACTGACGGCCGACGATGTCATTGCCCAGACCGCCAATCAATGTTTCGACATTTCCGTCTGGCAGCTGCTGATTGCCGGGTTGCTGGGTGCCCGGGTGGAGATTCTGCCTGACTGCATCAGCCAGGACCCGGCCAGACTGGTGCCGGCGATTAACAGCCGGGGCATCAGCATTCTCGAACCGGTGCCGGCATTAATACAGGGCATGCTGCTGCAATCAGCCTCGGTCGATACCTTGCGCTGGATATTGCCCACGGGCGAAGCTCTGCCACCGGCGCTGGCGCGGCAATGGTGTCAGCGCTACCCGCAGATTCCGATGATGAATGCCTATGGTCCGGCGGAATGTTCCGATGACGTGGCGTTTTATCCGATTCATGCGGCGGCGGATGCGGCTCTGGCCCACGTACCCATTGGCCGGCCAACCTTGAACAACCGGCTGTATCTGCTCAGTCCCCAGCTGCAACCGCTGCCGGTGGGGGCCATTGGTGAGCTGTACGTCGCCGGTACCGGCGTGGGGCGCGGATATCTGCATGATCCGGCCCGTACCGCTGCTGCGTTTATTCCCAATCCCTTCAGTGATAGTGGCGAACGTCTGTACCGGACCGGCGACCTTGCGCGCTGGCTGGCAGATGGTCGGCTGCAATACGTCGGTCGAGTGGATTATCAGGTTAAAGTGCGCGGTTATCGGATCGAACTCGGAGAGATTGAATCCCGGCTGGCGCACTATCCAGAGATTCAGGAAGTGGTGGTCATGGCCACCGAAGATACCCGGCGCGGTACGATGCTGGTGGCCTATCTCGGTATTGCTGATGAACCGGCACGTACAGCACTGGCGGGGCAGGGGAACTGGCAGGCGGTGAAAGACTTTGTCGCCGCCGGTCTGCCGGATTACATGGTGCCGACGGCTTTTGTGGCGCTGGCACAGCTACCCCGTAACCGCAATGGCAAAATTGATCGTCAGGCCCTGCCGGCAGTGGATTTCAATGCCCTGCAACAGGCCACCTATGTGGCACCGGCCAATGAGCTGGAGCAGACCATTGCAGCTGTCTGGGAAGCCGTGCTCGGGCTCGAAAATATCGGTACCGCCGCGGACTTTTTCGAGCTGGGCGGCCATTCTCTGCTGGCCACCCGGGTCAGTGGTCAGCTCAGTCGCCAGCTGCAACGGGAGATTCCGTTGCGGGTCATCTTTGAACACTCGACCATCGCTGCATTGGCCGACTGGCTGCAAAGTCATCAGCAGGAAGCTGCGCAGTTGACGATTCGCAAGGCCGACCGTAGCCAGCAAATTCCCTTATCTTATGCCCAGCAACGGATGTGGTTTATGCAGCAGCTGGAACCCGGCAGCGCGGTCTGGCATCTCGCCGCTGCAGTGCGGCTGACCGGCGACGTACAGCCACAGCGGATCGAAGCCGCCTGGAATCAACTGCTGGCGCGTCATGAAATTCTGCGCAGCGGTTTTGTGGTGGTGGATGAAATGCCCTGTCAGCACATCCTGCCGCATTTGACCCTGCCGCTGACTCAGCTGGATCTGCGCGGTCACGCCGATCAGGACGCGCGCTTGCAGTCGCTGTTGCGTCAACAGGCACAACAGCCGTTCAAACTCGATGACGCGCCGCTGATCCGGGTCACCCTGGTGCAGATGGCAGATCAGCAGTATGTGCTGTCGCTATGTTGCCACCACATCATTGCTGATGCCTGGAGCCTGCAACAGCTGATCGCTGAATTCTGTCAGGGCTACTCTCAACCGGCATCTGAACTGGCACCGGCGGCGCTGCAATACGCTGATTACGCCGTGGCCGAACAACAGTGGATGCAGTCTCCGGCCATGACCACTGCCTTGCAGTTCTGGCAACAACAGCTCAGCGGTGAACTGCCGGTGCTGACGCTGGCGGCGGATCGTCCGCGACCGGTGCGGCCTTCCGGCCACGGCCAACGTCTGCAACTGCCGTTGAGTGATGCGCTGCAACAGCAATTGCAGCAACAGTACCGGGCCGATCAGCGCTTTGCGGTACTGATGGCGGCCTATCAATTGTGGCTGTCCCATTACAGTGGCCAGTCGGAACTGTTGATCGGGGTGCCGGCAGCAAACCGCGAAAGCGTGGACACCCATGAGATGCAGGGGTGTTTTGTGAATACCCTGGTATTGCGGGCGCAGTTATTGCCGGCCATGACCGTGAATGAACTGGTCACCAGCGTGCAGCAGCAGATGCTCAATGCCCAGGCTCATCAGCAATTGCCGTTTGATTATCTGGTTGAACAGTTGGGTGTCCCACGTCAGCTCAGCCATAACCCGGTGTTTCAGGCGCTGTTTAACTATCTGCCGGAACCGGCGCTGGCGGCCCTGGCCTTGCCGGATATCGATGTGGAGGTGCTGGACAACCGTCCGGATACCGCCATGTGTGATGTGAAACTCGATATCATCGGCCAGCAGTTACAACTGGAATACAGCACTGATTTGTTTGACGCTGCCCGTATGGAAGCGATGGCCCGGCATTTCATTGATATTGTCGAACAGCTGCTGGCTCATCCTCATGAGCGTCTGGGACAGTTGCGACTGGATGATGGCGCAGCGCTGAATAGCGTCGCTCTGAATACTGTGGATGAGCAGCCATCGTTACCACGGCCTGCGCTACTGGAGCGGTTTGTTGCTCAGGTGCAGGCCAATGCCGATGCCGTGGCGGTGATCGGTCCGGCCCATCAACTCAGTTATGCTGAACTGGATCGACACAGTGATGCCCTGGCTGCAGCGCTGCATCGGCAGGGTGTGGGTGTTGGTGATCGGGTTGCCCTGTGCCTGCAACGGGAAGTCACTATGGTCGTGGCCATGCTGGCGGTGCTGAAAGCCGGTGCTGCTTATGTGCCGGTGGAGCCGCAATGGCCACGCGAGCGGGCCGGCTACGTGCTGGAGCACGCGGCGGTTACCGTGGCCATCGTCGATGACAGCCTGCGCCAGCGCCTCAGTGACTGGTATCCGGCGGCGGTGATGATGTCGCCCTGGGCCGATAGCGATGACCGGTTTGACTGGCAGGCGCTCCCGGTCTGTGCCACTCAGCCAGCTTATGTGCTCTATACCTCCGGTTCCACCGGTCAGCCCAAAGGCGTGACCATTCAGCGCAGCAACCTCGATAATCTGGCTGCCGATCTGGCTCAGCAGCTGGATTTGCAGGCGGGTCAGGGGGTGCTGGGTCTGACCACGTATTGTTTTGATATCGCCTTTACCGAACTGCTGTTTCCGCTGACCGTCGGGGCACATGTGGTCATTGCCTCAGGTACCGCCGTGAAAGATCCGGCGGCCATTGCCGGGCTGGTCAGCGACAATGATATCCATCTGCTCCAGGCCACGCCGGCTACCTGGAGCCTGCTGCTGGCACATACCGGGCTGCGTTTTGACGGCATGGAACTGATTGCCTGTGGTGAAGCACTGTACGCCGAACAGGCCAGCCAGCTGCTGGCTCGTGGCGGGCGGCTGCTGAATGCCTACGGCCCGACTGAATTTACCGTGTTTGCGAGTTATTACCCGGTTGTCCAGGTTGATCAGGACATACTGCCCATTGGTTATGCCGGGCAGAGTGCGCGTCTGTATGTGCTCGATGAGGCCTTGCGTCCGGTGCCTCAAGGCGTGGCCGGAGAGCTGTATCTCAGTGGTGACAATCTCGGCAGCGGTTATTACCGCGCGGCCGATCTCACCGCTGCTGCCTTTGTGCCGGATCCCTTCAGCACTCGGCCGGGGGCGCGCATGTATCGCACCGGCGACCGGGTGAAGGTCAATGCGGCGGGTGTGCTGGACTATCTTGGGCGCATTGATTTTCAGGTGAAACTGCGCGGCTTCCGCATCGAACTCGGTGAAATCGAGGCCAGAATGCTGAGCTTTGAAGGCATCAGCAATGCCGCCGTGCGGCTCTGGGGCCAGGGCGAGGACGCCCGTCTGGTGGCCTACTGGAGCGGTGCATCGATAGCGGTGACCAATCTGCAAAGCCATCTTGCGGCCGCGCTGCCCGATTACATGGTGCCGGCCCATTATCAGTGGCTGGAACAGCTGCCGATGAACAGCAATGGCAAGGTGGACCGCCGGCAATTGCCGGAGCCTCAGGCCGACAGCCGGCCAGCCATCACCCGACAACCCTTGCAGACCGAATGGCAACAACGGTTGGCAGCCATCTGGTGTGAATTGCTGAAATGTCCTGAAGTCGGGGCCGATGATCATTTCTTTGCCCTTGGCGGGCATTCTCTGCTGGCGGCTCGACTGGTCAGCCGCGTAGCAGAACGGTTTGCCGTGACCCTGCCGCTGGCGGCAGTGTTTACCCATCCACGATTGGATGCCATGGCCGAACAGCTGCAACAGGCCGGCCAGAGTGTCGACATCACGGCGCTGGCCGATGAGGCGGCGCTGCAACCACAGCCCATGCATCCGACCCAGCAGCGACTCTGGTTTCTGGAGCAGTTCAGTGGTGCCGGCCGGGCGTATCAGCTGAATCTGGCGCTGCGTCTGCACGGTGCGCTGGATGTCCCACGATTGCGCCAGGCGTTAACCGCGCTGGTGCAGCGTCAGGGCAGTCTGCGTACCCGCTTTGATGACACCGCCGATGGTCCGGTACAGCAACTGCTGGAACAGATCGAACTGCCATTGCATCTCCATCAGGCTGAAGTAACGGCGGAGACTCTGCCAACCGTGCTCGCCAATACCGCCGATCAGCCTCTGGATCCGCGTTCCGGTCCGCCGTGGCGCTTGGATCTGTATCGTCTCGACGGCGATACCATCCTGCAATTGAATATGCACCATCTGCTGGGCGATGCCTGGTCGTTGCAGGTCTTTGTGCAGGAGCTGGAAGCGCTGTATCTCGATCAACCGCTGACACCGCTGGCCTTGCAGTTTGTGGATATCAGCCATTGGTGGCGCAGTGAGGTTGCCCGGCAGCGTCTGGCAGTGCAGCGTGATTACTGGCTGCAACAGCTTAGCGGGGAGGTACCGGTACTGGATCTGCCGCTGGATCTGCCGCGACCGGCGCAACAGAGTCATCATGGCCGCCGCCTGCGGTCGGAGTTATCGGAACGACAGAGTCAGCAGCTGCAACAGATCTGTCAACACTATTCGCTGACGCCGATGGTGCCATTGCTGAGTGCCTGGCAGCGGTTGTTATCCCGTTACAGCGGACAGCCGGATGTCTGGCTCGGGGTGCCGGTGGCCAACCGGCAACTGCCACACACCGAACAGTTGATCGGCTTTTTTGCCTCGACCCAGGTGATTCGCGCGCCGATACAATCGAACCAGTCCGTCGCCGAACATTGGCTCAGGCTGCGTCAGGTGCTGATCGATGCCCAGCAGCATCAGGATCTGCCATTTGAACAACTGGTGGAGCTGTTGAAAGTTCCGCGTGATCCGGCCCGTTCACCGCTGTTTCAGGCGATGTTCAACCTGATACAGGTCAGCGACCACGAGCACAGTGAGTTTGCCGGTCTGCCGTTACAGCGCCTCGACAGTGATGATCACACCGCGCTGGCGGATATCGGTCTGCAATTTGAGCAACGTGGTGAGCGCTGGTGCGCGGTGCTGGAGTACAACACCGATCTGCTGTTTGAAAGCACGGCCCGGCGCTATCTGCGTCAGTATCTGGCTCTGCTGGATCAGATGCTGACCGCACCGGAACAGCCCATGGCGGCGTTGACTGTTCATGAAACCGCAGATCTGACCCGGTTGTTGCAATGGAATCCTGAGGCCGTGCCGCTGGATCCGCAAGAGGACACCATCAGCCGCTTTGAACAACAGGTGGTGCGTACGCCTACTGCCGTGGCGTTGATCCATCGTCAACAGTCGTGGAGCTACGAGCAACTGAACCAGCGGGTCAATCAGCTGGCGCATCGGATGCTGGCCCGCCCGCAACGTCCGCAGCGGGTGGCGATCGCTGTTAATCGTGGTCCCTGGCTGCAAATTGCGCTATTGGCAGCGCAAAAGGCAGGAGCCACCTATATTCCCCTGGACCCGGATCATCCGGCCGAACGACTGCACTACATCTGTCGCCATGCACAGCCCGAACTGATTCTGACCGAAAGCACGCTGGCCGACCGGCTGGCCGTAACTGCGGACGACGACAACTCTGCTGAACTCTGGGCGCTGGATCAGTGGTCGCTGGATGGTGTTCCATCACAGTGGCAACACAATCCGCAGGTACGGCGCTATCCATGGCAGCCGGCGTACATCATTTACACCTCGGGCTCCACCGGTCAGCCCAAGGGGGTGATGATCAGTCGCCGCAATCTCAATAACTTTCTGCATGCACTGGCAGAAGTACTGCCGTTGTCGGCAGCCGATACCTGGCTGGCGGTGACCACCGCATCCTTCGATATGAGCGTGCCGGAGTTTTATCTGCCGCTGTTGCACGGGGCCTCGATTCTGATGGCCGACCGTGCGGAGGTCGTCGATGGCCGGCAACTTATGGCGCTGTTGCGTCGGGCCACTGTCATGCAAGCCACCCCGGCAGGCTGGCAGATTCTGCTGGCTGACGGTGACAAGGCATGGCCACCGGTACGAGGGCTAATTGGCGGCGAAGCGGTATCGGCAGAGCTGAGCCGCACTCTCATGGAACGGGGAGTCCAACTCATAAACGCCTATGGTCCGACCGAGACCACGGTCTGGTCGACCAGCCAGGCCCTCAGTGACGATATTCGCGGTATTGCGCCGATTGGCCGGCCGCTGATGAACAATCGTTGCTATGTGCTCGATGGCGATTTGCAACCGGTGCCGGAAGGGGCCGTGGGGGAACTGTTCATCGCTGGCGAAGGCGTCGCGCTCGGTTACGACCATGCCGCCGAGCTGACGGCGGCTGCGTTTCTGCCGGATCCGTTCCAGCAGGATGGTCAGCGCATGTACCGCACCGGGGATCTTGTGCGGCGGCTGACAGATGGTTCGTTGCAGTATCTGAGCCGGCGGGATTTCCAGGTCAAGGTCCGTGGTTACCGCATTGAACTCGGCGAAGTCGAAAGCGCTCTGCGTCAGTGTGACGGGGTACAGGAAGCGGTAGTCGCCACCGATGAACAACAGCGTCTGCTGGCCTGGGTCACCGCTGAAAACGGTGACGCCGTGCAAGTCGACACTCTCAAAGCACAACTGCAAAACCGGTTGCCGGGCTACATGATTCCCATGGCCATCATGGCGTTGCCGGAACTGCCCCTCAACAGCAACGGCAAAATCGATCGCAAGGCACTGTTGCAGGGACTTGATGCACTGCCGCTGCAAAGCCACAGCCGGGCACCTGAAGGCGCAACCGAAACCCAACTGGCGCTGATCTGGCAGGAGTTGCTGCAACTGACGCCGGGGGCCGAAGACAGTTTCTTCGAACTGGGTGGCCATTCACTGCTGGCCATGCAGATGATCAGTCGGGTGGAGGCTGAGTTTGGGGTGCGTCCGGATCTGCAATCACTGTTTGCCGCACCCACCATTGCCGCACTGGCGCAGGCCATAGAAGCCCGCCATGCCGATGGCCACGATGCTCAGGACGATAGCCTCGACCTGATGGATCAACTGCTTAATGAATTAGAAGGATAA